The Sulfurihydrogenibium azorense Az-Fu1 genome contains the following window.
GCTCTTTTTCTCAAGGTATAAAAGTATTCTATCTAATACATTTTCAGACTTTTTTGCTGGCTTGTGTTTTCTAACTAAACCAGCTGCTAAAAAACCATACAAAGCCCTTTTTACATCTAACTCTGTCTCTTGATAAAGTTTCTCTATAAACTCTTTATTTTGAGCAGCAGAGTTTAACTTTTCACTTTCAAGAACCCTTTCAAAATGCAGTTTTACTATAATATCAGATACTTTGTTAACTCCGTTTATGAGATTTAGTATCTCCTTTTCCTTATCGTTTAAGTTTACACTTTTTAACTTCTCTTCAAAGTCTGGAGTTTTTTCATAAATTAAGTGAAGGTCTGTTATCTTTCTGTTGACTTCTTCTAAGGTTAAATTTCGAGATAGAAGGATTATTAGTTTAATAGATTCTATATAAGTGGGAATATCTTCAGTATACTTTATGAATCCAGAAGTTATTGAAAATCTACCTTCTTTTAATCCTAAAATTAAAGGCAGTAAAGTGGAAATGTTTTTAAACAGATCTTCTTTAGATGCTTTGTCTCTTTTTAAAACAGTGTTAAAGTCTAAATCAAGGTAAAGTAAAAAGTTTCTCTTGACTTTTCTTACATACACAGGGTTTCCTTTATGAAAATACACACCGTAAGTTCCTATATCTTTATTTTCGATAGTAAGTATACAGTCCTTTTCCTCGTAACTTATAACCTGCAGTATATCAACAAGGTTAAATGTTTTTAAATCTCCTGAACTTATCATAACTTTTTATATTACCTTAAACTTATTTATTAAATTATTATAACCCAAATCAGGTTTTAATTTTCTAAAAAGTGATATAATTTTTTTACACTTATTTTATGGATATAGAGGTGATTAGATAATGTTTGGATTTACAGAAGAGCAGATAAAAAGGTACAGTAGACATATAATACTTCCAGAAGTTGGTGGTGTTGGCCAGCAAAAACTGTTAAACGCAAAAGTTTTAGTAATAGGTGCCGGAGGTCTTGGGTCTCCTTCAATATACTACCTTGCAGCTGCAGGTGTTGGGACAATAGGGATAGTTGATTTTGATGTAGTAGATTTTTCAAACCTTCAAAGACAGATTTTACACAACACTTCAAGGGTAGGAGTGCCAAAGGTTGAATCTGCAAAAATGACAGTTGAAGCTCTTAACCCGGATGTAAAGGTGATAGCCTACAATCAAAAGATAACAAAAGAAAATGTTTTAGACATAGTTAAAGATTTTGATATAGTTTTAGATGGTTCAGATAACTTTCCTACAAGATTTTTAGTTAATGATGCTTGTTATATGCTTGGAAAGCCTCTGGTATCAGCTGCCATACTCAGATTTGAAGGACAGTTAACAGTATTTGATTACAGGAATAAAGAAACATCACCTTGTTATAGATGTCTCATTCCTGAGCCTCCACCACCGGGTCTTGTTCCTTCTTGTCAAGAGGCAGGCTTACTTGGCGTAGTTGGTGGTATAATGGGGACATTGCAGGCAAACGAAGCTCTAAAGCTAATATTAGAAATTGGAGAGCCTCTAATAGGAAAACTTTTAGTTTTTGACGCTTTAAAGACAGAGTTTAGAACGGTTAAATTTAGAAAAAATCCAAAATGTGAACTGTGTGGTGAAAACCCTACCATAACAGACCTTATAGAGTACGACCAAGCTTGTGAAGTAAGATTTTAGAGGTGTAAGATGCAGGTAGACAGAGAGTTAGATTTAAAAGGTGAGGTTTGTCCCTTTACATTTGTAAAAAGTAAATTAATAATTGAGCAAATGGAAAAAGGTCAGATTTTAAGAGTTATTCTTGATTACGAACCTTCTGTGGAAAACGTGCCAAAAAGTATGGAAATGGAAGGTCAAAAAGTTTTAGCTGTAAACAAGATAGGAGATAAACTCTGGGAAGTTTTAGTGAGAAAAGAGAGATGAAACTACTTATACTTATGGCAAGTAATCCTTACTCAGCTGATTTTAACACGATGGTTAAGTTTGCAAAGGCAGGGATAAAAAGAAACGATAAAGTATCCATATTTTTTATGGCTAACGGAACTTACTGTCTAAACCATGATAAGGTTAAAGAGTTAGCTGAAGAAGGTGTAAAACTTTACTACTGTGCCCATAACGCAGAAGAAAGGAAGATAAATCCACCTTCTTATGCAGAAAGTAGTAGTATGTATGGACTTTCTAAGTTGATAGTAGAAGCTGATAAAGTGATAAATCTATCTTAGGTGTGTTATGGCAAAGAAAAAAGTTGTATCTATTATAAAGTCTAACCCTTTTGGGTGGAAAACGTTTGAAGCTTTAAGACAAGCCGTTGGAATGGCATTAGACCATCAAGTAAGTGTTGTTTTTATGAGAGATGGTGTCTTTGCCCTTACAAACTGGAATCCTAACCTAATAGGTGTTCCTTCTTTTGATAAATCCATAGAAGCTCTGGGTATGCTAAACGCAAGAATTATTGTAAACAAAGAGTGTTTGGGGGATAGAGGAATTACAAAATTAAAGGATTTTGGTGTAGAGATTGAAATACTGTCTAAAAACGAAATATGCCAAATAATAAACGAAGCTGAGGTTGTAATTACATGGTAGATACAGTTTACCTTATAAAAAAACCTGCTGAGTTTCCTATCGCAGATTTAATCTCTGATAACGACGTTCTAATACTTATACAAGATGCCGTTTTAAGGCAACCATCTATATCTAACTGGTATGCCTGTAAAGAAGATGTTATTGCAAGAGGAATTAAAATACCAGACAACAAACTTTTAGACTATGAAGATATTTTAAACCTAATTGAAAAATCAAACAAAGTTGTTGTATGGTAAAAGTTGGTATATCCCTTGGAGACCCTTCTGGAATATCCCCTGAAATACTTGTAAAATCTTTAAATAAACTTCCTAAAAGTAATGCTTACATAATCTACGGTGGAAAAAAGGTTTTAGATAAAACAGCAAAAAATTTAGGTTTAAATGTTAACTTTACAGTAATTAAAAGTCCTGAAGAAGTAAAAAAACCCGGATACTATCTTATAAACATTTTTGATGAAGATTTCCAACCTGCAAGTCCATCAGTTTTGTCAGGAAAAGCATCTGTTATATTTTTAGAATCAGCTGTAGAAGATGTCTTAAATAAAAAAACAGATGCAATAGTAACCCTTCCCATCTCAAAACGATGGATTATGGAAGCTGGTTTTAAATATGCAGGACATACAGACTATCTGGCAGAAGTTTCACAAGCAAAAGAGTATGTTATGGTTTTAATGTGTAAAAAATTAAAGGTTGGACTGATTACAACCCATATACCCCTTAAAGATGTTCCAAAAAGTATAACAACACAAAAGATAATCTCAAAAGTCAAGCTAATAAATAAAGAGTTAAAGGAAAAATTTGCCATAGAAAAGCCAAAAATAGCGATAGTAGGTTTAAACCCTCACGCTTCAGATAACTCAAACATAGGAGATGAAGAAGAAAGAATAATAATACCTGCGGTAAATCAACTTCTTAATGAAGGAGTAGATATTACATATCCTTTATCAGCTGATACTGCATTTAACAGGTATAAAGAGTTTGACTTTTATGTAGCGATGTATCACGACCAAGGTTTAATACCTTTAAAGTTAATGTGTTTTAGAAAAGCTGTTAATATCACTTTTGGACTAAAATTTATCAGAACTTCCCCAGACCATGGAACAGGTTATGATATAGCAGGTAAAAATGTAGCTGACCCTTCTTCTTTTATAGAAGCTGTTAAATTAGCAGTTAAACTTGCTTATAACACTCAAAATAAAAATCGTCTCCAAAACGTTTAAAATCCTCAACTTTAAGCTTTATACTTTCGTTTATATCATTTACTCCAAGACTACCAAAAGAAGATATCCCGTCTTCTCCTACTATTTTTGGAGCTGTAAAAAGGGAGATTTTATCCCAAAAATCTTCTTTAATAAAAGATGTAATAACTTCCTTTCCACCTTCAACAAGTAAGTGAACTATTTGATTTTGATATAAAATCTCAAGAATATCTTTAATTTTAAATTTACCATTGTAAGTATCTAATGTATAAAGTTTTACATTAGACTGTTTTGACAGTATCTCCTTTTTATAAGGGTCAGCTTCCTTTGAGGTTATAACTATTGTGTCTGCTTCTTTACTATAAATGTTGTAATTTAGAGGGACTTTTAGTTTACTATCTAACAATACTCTAATAGGTTGTCTTTCTGTTTGAATATACCTAACTGTTAAAGATGGATTATCTAATTGTGCAGTGTTTGACCCGACTAAGACAGCTGTTGCTTGGTTTCTAAGTATGTGTGCGTACTTTCTTGACTCTTGAGATGTTATCCATTTGGAGCTTCCTGTTTTAGTTGCTATTTTACCATCTATCGTTTGAGCTACCTTTATGTGAACAAAAGGTCTTTTTTGAGTTATGTATATAAAAAAGTCTTCATTTATTTTTTGTGCTTGTTTTTCTAACACTCCTAATACTACTTCTACACCTTTTTGTTTGAGGATTTCAACACCTTTCCCTGCAACTAACGGATTTGGGTCTAATGTAGCAACTACTACTTTACTTATACCTTCTTCTAATATAGCTTCTGTGCAAGGAGGAGTTTTGCCGTAATGACAGCAAGGCTCTAAACTTACAAATATTGTAGAGCCTCTAAGGTCAAAGCCTTTGGATTTAGCGTCTTTTATAGCCTCTCTTTCAGCGTGGGGCATTCCTGCTTTGTAATGAAAACCTTTTCCTATAATCTTTCCATCTTTTACAATAACAGCTCCTACAGTAGGGTTTGGGTGTGTATAACCTTTCCTCTCTTTTGCTAAATCTAATGCTATGTTCATGTAGTATTCTAAATTTTCCATAAACAGAATTTTATCATAAAGATTTTATGTCTTTATAATGAATGTTATGTCCTCCGTCGTAAACTTGAGTTGGTCTAAAGAGTTTATTATTTCTAACATACTCTATACAGTGGGCTATCCAGCCTGGAACTCTTGCCATCGCGAATATAGTTGTAAAAAAGTCTGAAGGTATTCCCATTTGAGAGTATAAAACCCCAGAATAAAAGTCTATGTTTGTATAAATTTTTTTCTCTTCTAAGTATTCTAATGCTATTTTTTCAAAGATTTCAGCTTTTTTTAAAAGCGGCGTAGGTTTTTCTTTTTGAAGATTTTCTAAAAGATATTTCATTATTTTTGCTCTTGGGTCGTAGGTTTTGTAGATTCTATGTCCAAAGCCCATAATTTTATCTTTATTTTTTAACTTATTTTCTATATACTCTCTTATTATTTTCTCATCGTTTGGAAGAGAAGATAACATTTTATATACTTCTTCATTTGCTCCACCGTGTAATCTTCCAGATAAAGACCCAATTGCAGAAGAAACACAGGCATAAAGGTCTGCTAATGTTGAAACGACTACCATCGCTGTAAATGTTGATGCATTTATTGTATGCTCTGCATGTAAGATTAAAGTTTTATCTAACGTTTGCCAGTAAATTTTTTCTACAGATTTACCGTTTAGCATATAAAGAAAATTTTCAGTGTAATAAAAATTTTTATCTGGAAAAACTATTTCTTTTCCTTCTTTTAATCTTTTTGAAAAAGCTATAACAACAGGAACTAGCGCCATTATTCTTACAGTCTGTCTATACTTGTTTTCTTCTTTCATTATATCTGTATCTATGTCATCAAAAGCAAATACAGGAACTAAACTTTGTAATATTTTCATAGGATGTAAATTTTCTGGTAATGACTTCACTATATCTAAAATTCTTTCAAAGTATTTCAGATTTTCTTTAATATCTAACTCAAACTTTAACAACTCATTTTCATCAGGAATTTTTCCAAAGATAAGTAAATATGACAATTCTAAAAAGTTAGAGTTTTCTACTAACTCTTGTATTGGTATTCCTCTATATTCTAAAATACCATTTTCTCCATCTACGTAGCTTATGCTTGACTTTACAACTGGAATACCAGCCAATCCTTCATAAACTTGCATTTTTATCACCTTTAATTTTGATAATTGTCATTAAAAAAATTTAAACAAAACATTAAAATTTAGCAATAATAAACCTCAGGAGGTTTTTTAAATGTTTTACGTAATAAGTCTAATTTTATCTCTGTTTGCTATTTCTTTGGCAGATGAAAGACTCTACACTATATCACCAAAAGATGCCTTTAATCTTTTAAACAACAAAAACGTTGTGTTTGTTTACACAGAAGATAGTGAAACTTTCAAAAAAGAGCATATACCTTCATCAGTCAACCTTGATAGTCTTTTACTGCAAGACATTGCCCTAAAAAACAATGAAAAGCTAAAATGCAACTACTTACCACTTTGTCCAAAAACTGCAGAAAAAATCTTCTCAGAAAAAGGTTTAACACCTAATAATTTTTACATCATTTACTACGATGAACTACCTAACAAGGCATCTTATGTATGGTTTTTACTTTATTCGATGGGAGTTGATGATAAAAATCTAAGAATATTAGATGGAGGATTTAAAGCTTGGAAGAATGAAGGTCTACCTACAGAGTCAGGAGATGAAAAACCTAGAAAAAAAGCAACGTTTAAAGCAAAACCAAGATACGAAGTGGTAGCTACAAAAGAAGAAGTCTTAAAACATGTAGAAAACTATCAAAAAGGATTAGATGACAACACAATACTTATAGATACACGAACTTTTTTAGAGTTTACAGGAAGACAAGAGATGACAGACATAAAAAGGTCAGGACACATTCCAAGTGCAAAGTTTGTATACTGGCGATGGTTTGCAGATAAAGAAACAACCTATAAACCTTTTGAAAAGCTACAAGAAGATGTAAAGAAGCTGAACATAGACTTTAGCAAAAAAATCATACTTTACTGCACCATAGGAAACAGGTCTTCTTTTGTTTTTATTCCTTTAAAAGCACTAGGTGCAAAAAATCTAAAAATATACACAGGAAGTTGGTACGAATGGGGTAATGATGAATCTTTACCTTTAGAAAAAGAAAAATTCAGAGAACGCTAAAAAATTTTTAAAAACTTACGATAATAAGAATTGAAAAAACTTTTAGGAGGTAAATAGTCATGGCAATGAGAATCAACTACAACTACTCATCAGACTTTACACTTGTAAACCTAAACAGAACAGAGTCTGCTTTAAACAAATCCCTTGAAAGACTTTCAACAGGATTTAGAATCAACAGAGCAGCAGATGATGCGGCAGGATACTTTATTGCAGACCAATTAAGAACTTATGCACTATCTTTGGAACAGGGAACAAGAAACGCTAACGACGGTATAAGTATATCACAGATAGCTCAAGGTGCGTTAAAAGAAGTGTACGACATACTAAACGATATTAAAAAGAAGGCAATTCAAGCAGCAAACTCATCTGATGATACTTCTAGAAACCAAATCCAACAAGACATTAACAAGTTAGTAGATGCTATCTCCAAAATATTTAAAGACACGGAGTTTAACGGGTTAAAATTATTTAAGTCTGATGAGTCTGCAACATTTACAATCCATTATGGTGGAAGAAAAGATCAATACTTAGAAATGACAACAGCTACTGTAGGAGCTCAATCAGAAGCAGTTACAGGAGTTGGTGGTAGTACATTTAATAAAGCATCTCTGGTTACAATAGATACTACTGGATATTGTATAGACGTAACTTCTGTAAGTGCAGCAAACGCAACTGTATCAACAGTCGATGCTTTAATCAAAGCTGTAGACGATATGGCTGCTAAGTTTGGTTCATATCAAATAGAGCTTGAGAAAATAATATCAAACAATGAAACATCAAGAGTAAATACACAAGAAGCAGAAAGCAGAATTAGAAACGTAGATATGGCTAACGAAATGGCTAACTTCACAAAACTACAAATCTTAATGCAGTCTGGTACTGCAATGCTCGCTCAAGCTAACGCTAAAAACCAACTTGTTCTACAGCTTTTAAGGTAATATAATTATATAGGGGGGATAAAATCCCCCTTCTTTAAAAACCTAAGACAGGTGAGTAGCCATGAATATAAATCCTTTAGAAAGATTACCAATACAGCCTCAAGATATTCAAATAAACATGCAGCAAATTGAAAAATCTCCTACTCTTCAAGATGATGCTTCACAAACAAAAACAGCAGTAGTAATTGATGACAATAAAAATTTAGAAAATTTAATGAAAGAGCAGTTAAGAAATCCGGAAGAACTAAAAAAATTAATAGAAGAGCTCCAAAATAAAATAAGTTATTTAAACAAATCTTTAAAAATAGAAATTGATAGAGATATAAACGAGCCTATTATCAAAATAGTAGAAGTAGAAACTAACAAGGTAATCAGACAAATACCACCAGATTATATGATAAACATAATCAAAAACATAAATAAAATGTTAGGAAGTCTATTTAATGAAAAAGTTTAACTAAAATAGGTGGTGATAATTATGGCAGGTGAATTAACCGTAACAGGATTGGTAAATAACTTTGATATTAATTCTGTTTTACAACAGATACAAGCTATAAAAAGTCAGCAGATTTTACTCCTTCAACAAAAGCAGCAAACTGTATCAGATAAAAAATCTGCTCTATCTGATATACAAAACATACTAAAAAACATCCAAAACACAGTTAACAATATTACAGACCCAACAATTGCTTACGCTAAATCTGTAAACCTATCTAATCCAAATGTAGCTACAGTATCTATTACCGACCCAACCCAAGTCCAAACTGGAGTATACTCTCTAACTGTTAACCAACTTGCACAAAACGACGTTTACGCAACAAGTAATGCTGTTTCCGATAAAAACGCACCTTTAGGATTATCTTCTGGAACATTAAAGATTACTATAAAAGGTTTGGATTACAATGTAGTTTATGATAATACCTACTCTCTACAATCATTGGCTGACCAGATAAACAATGTAGCAAACACCTATAATGGTGATTTTAGAGCTTTTGTTGTTAATGTAGGAACTGTTTCAAACCCTCAGTATAAGTTAGTAATATCCGGAACAAAGACTGGACAAGAAAACACTTTAACGATTTCAGATACAGGTAATCTAATTTCAACACTTGGATTAGATCACATAAAAACAGCTCAAGATGCACAGATAAGTTATGAAGGATTGACTATTAATAGCTCAACGAATACCTTTACAAATATTCCGGGCTTATCTCTAACAGTAAACCAGACTGGTAATACCACAATAACTGTAAACAAAGACTCAAAGCCAATCACAGACACTTTAAACAGCATAATAAATGGCTATAATAACCTTGTTAACACTTTAAACAAAGAAACAGGTAAAGATGGAAGATTGAGTGGTGAATACTCTTTGAATATAATTAAGAGTGGATTGTATAGACAGTTAGAACCACTTTTAACCAACGGACTTATAAATTATGATAGAACTAACGAAAATATATCCTTAGATACTTCAAAACTTAGAGATATGATAGAAAACAATCCAAATGATCTACAAAACATCCTAACCCAAGTAAAAACAAATGTTTATGACTACTTAAAGACTTACACCCAACCTTCAGGTATTATTGACTCAAGTTTAAAATCTTACGATAAACAAATAAACTCTATCCAGAATATGATAGATCAGATAAGTAAAAGAATCCAAACAGAGATTCAAATACTTAGAAACCAGTTTATATACATGCAGTCCCTACAAGCTCAGTACAACGATATAAGCGCTAGAATACAAGCAACCTTTGGTTTACAAACAAATAAATAGGAGAAGATAGATGGTTAATCCCTACCAAAGTTATATAAAAACAGAGCTGGATTCTCTTCCTGTAGCAGGTATTATAGCAAAAGGTTATGACCGTATAATATTGGAGCTGAAAAGAGCGATAGAGAATATAGAAAAAGGAAACATTAAAGGAAAAATTGAAAACATTTCAAAAGCCCTTGATTTACTTACTACACTTCGTCTTGGACTTGACTTTGAAAAAGGTGGAGATATTGCAAGAAATTTAGAAGATATATACTCTTTTTGTGAAAGAGAAATACAGCTTGCCAACTTAAAAAACGATACAGAGAGATTAAAAAGTGTTATTAAGGTATTAGATACTCTTAAAAGTGGGTGGGAAGAATTAGCAGCCAAATCTTAAAAGAGCTTTTAGATAAGATAGATAGATTAGTGTTAGAAGCCCAAATCTCAGAAGAATCTTACTATCTCGAAGATTTAGGTAAGTTGGTAAATGAGATAGAAGGTTATCTACAAAACGGTTTATTAGATGAATCTTCTGCAAAGATTATATTAGAAAAAGTGCAGCTGATAAGCAATATAATTCAAGAAAAGTCAAACAAAATCATCAAAATCCTCGAAGATAAACAAAAAGAAGAAAAATTAATCCAGCAAGCTCAAAAACTCTTATCTGAAATAGTCTAAACTTTCTATGGTAAAATAATAAAAAATTCTTGTGGAGGATTATATTTGAATAAGTTAGAGCAGATTGTTGAAAGAATTTTGTGGGAATCAAGGTTGATGGTTGTATTTTCTGTTATAGCTTCAATTTTGGCTGCTTTTATATTAGTTATAATGGGAACTTACGACATTTTACTTATTTTCAAAGAACTTTTTC
Protein-coding sequences here:
- the fliD gene encoding flagellar filament capping protein FliD encodes the protein MAGELTVTGLVNNFDINSVLQQIQAIKSQQILLLQQKQQTVSDKKSALSDIQNILKNIQNTVNNITDPTIAYAKSVNLSNPNVATVSITDPTQVQTGVYSLTVNQLAQNDVYATSNAVSDKNAPLGLSSGTLKITIKGLDYNVVYDNTYSLQSLADQINNVANTYNGDFRAFVVNVGTVSNPQYKLVISGTKTGQENTLTISDTGNLISTLGLDHIKTAQDAQISYEGLTINSSTNTFTNIPGLSLTVNQTGNTTITVNKDSKPITDTLNSIINGYNNLVNTLNKETGKDGRLSGEYSLNIIKSGLYRQLEPLLTNGLINYDRTNENISLDTSKLRDMIENNPNDLQNILTQVKTNVYDYLKTYTQPSGIIDSSLKSYDKQINSIQNMIDQISKRIQTEIQILRNQFIYMQSLQAQYNDISARIQATFGLQTNK
- a CDS encoding sulfurtransferase, translated to MFYVISLILSLFAISLADERLYTISPKDAFNLLNNKNVVFVYTEDSETFKKEHIPSSVNLDSLLLQDIALKNNEKLKCNYLPLCPKTAEKIFSEKGLTPNNFYIIYYDELPNKASYVWFLLYSMGVDDKNLRILDGGFKAWKNEGLPTESGDEKPRKKATFKAKPRYEVVATKEEVLKHVENYQKGLDDNTILIDTRTFLEFTGRQEMTDIKRSGHIPSAKFVYWRWFADKETTYKPFEKLQEDVKKLNIDFSKKIILYCTIGNRSSFVFIPLKALGAKNLKIYTGSWYEWGNDESLPLEKEKFRER
- a CDS encoding flagellar protein FlaG; its protein translation is MNINPLERLPIQPQDIQINMQQIEKSPTLQDDASQTKTAVVIDDNKNLENLMKEQLRNPEELKKLIEELQNKISYLNKSLKIEIDRDINEPIIKIVEVETNKVIRQIPPDYMINIIKNINKMLGSLFNEKV
- the pdxA gene encoding 4-hydroxythreonine-4-phosphate dehydrogenase PdxA, with the protein product MVKVGISLGDPSGISPEILVKSLNKLPKSNAYIIYGGKKVLDKTAKNLGLNVNFTVIKSPEEVKKPGYYLINIFDEDFQPASPSVLSGKASVIFLESAVEDVLNKKTDAIVTLPISKRWIMEAGFKYAGHTDYLAEVSQAKEYVMVLMCKKLKVGLITTHIPLKDVPKSITTQKIISKVKLINKELKEKFAIEKPKIAIVGLNPHASDNSNIGDEEERIIIPAVNQLLNEGVDITYPLSADTAFNRYKEFDFYVAMYHDQGLIPLKLMCFRKAVNITFGLKFIRTSPDHGTGYDIAGKNVADPSSFIEAVKLAVKLAYNTQNKNRLQNV
- a CDS encoding DsrE family protein produces the protein MAKKKVVSIIKSNPFGWKTFEALRQAVGMALDHQVSVVFMRDGVFALTNWNPNLIGVPSFDKSIEALGMLNARIIVNKECLGDRGITKLKDFGVEIEILSKNEICQIINEAEVVITW
- a CDS encoding DUF4388 domain-containing protein, whose protein sequence is MISSGDLKTFNLVDILQVISYEEKDCILTIENKDIGTYGVYFHKGNPVYVRKVKRNFLLYLDLDFNTVLKRDKASKEDLFKNISTLLPLILGLKEGRFSITSGFIKYTEDIPTYIESIKLIILLSRNLTLEEVNRKITDLHLIYEKTPDFEEKLKSVNLNDKEKEILNLINGVNKVSDIIVKLHFERVLESEKLNSAAQNKEFIEKLYQETELDVKRALYGFLAAGLVRKHKPAKKSENVLDRILLYLEKKSVKDSLKEI
- the moeB gene encoding molybdopterin-synthase adenylyltransferase MoeB, with amino-acid sequence MFGFTEEQIKRYSRHIILPEVGGVGQQKLLNAKVLVIGAGGLGSPSIYYLAAAGVGTIGIVDFDVVDFSNLQRQILHNTSRVGVPKVESAKMTVEALNPDVKVIAYNQKITKENVLDIVKDFDIVLDGSDNFPTRFLVNDACYMLGKPLVSAAILRFEGQLTVFDYRNKETSPCYRCLIPEPPPPGLVPSCQEAGLLGVVGGIMGTLQANEALKLILEIGEPLIGKLLVFDALKTEFRTVKFRKNPKCELCGENPTITDLIEYDQACEVRF
- the ribD gene encoding bifunctional diaminohydroxyphosphoribosylaminopyrimidine deaminase/5-amino-6-(5-phosphoribosylamino)uracil reductase RibD → MENLEYYMNIALDLAKERKGYTHPNPTVGAVIVKDGKIIGKGFHYKAGMPHAEREAIKDAKSKGFDLRGSTIFVSLEPCCHYGKTPPCTEAILEEGISKVVVATLDPNPLVAGKGVEILKQKGVEVVLGVLEKQAQKINEDFFIYITQKRPFVHIKVAQTIDGKIATKTGSSKWITSQESRKYAHILRNQATAVLVGSNTAQLDNPSLTVRYIQTERQPIRVLLDSKLKVPLNYNIYSKEADTIVITSKEADPYKKEILSKQSNVKLYTLDTYNGKFKIKDILEILYQNQIVHLLVEGGKEVITSFIKEDFWDKISLFTAPKIVGEDGISSFGSLGVNDINESIKLKVEDFKRFGDDFYFECYKQV
- a CDS encoding flagellin; this translates as MAMRINYNYSSDFTLVNLNRTESALNKSLERLSTGFRINRAADDAAGYFIADQLRTYALSLEQGTRNANDGISISQIAQGALKEVYDILNDIKKKAIQAANSSDDTSRNQIQQDINKLVDAISKIFKDTEFNGLKLFKSDESATFTIHYGGRKDQYLEMTTATVGAQSEAVTGVGGSTFNKASLVTIDTTGYCIDVTSVSAANATVSTVDALIKAVDDMAAKFGSYQIELEKIISNNETSRVNTQEAESRIRNVDMANEMANFTKLQILMQSGTAMLAQANAKNQLVLQLLR
- a CDS encoding DsrE family protein gives rise to the protein MKLLILMASNPYSADFNTMVKFAKAGIKRNDKVSIFFMANGTYCLNHDKVKELAEEGVKLYYCAHNAEERKINPPSYAESSSMYGLSKLIVEADKVINLS
- a CDS encoding sulfurtransferase TusA family protein, translated to MQVDRELDLKGEVCPFTFVKSKLIIEQMEKGQILRVILDYEPSVENVPKSMEMEGQKVLAVNKIGDKLWEVLVRKER
- a CDS encoding citrate/2-methylcitrate synthase: MQVYEGLAGIPVVKSSISYVDGENGILEYRGIPIQELVENSNFLELSYLLIFGKIPDENELLKFELDIKENLKYFERILDIVKSLPENLHPMKILQSLVPVFAFDDIDTDIMKEENKYRQTVRIMALVPVVIAFSKRLKEGKEIVFPDKNFYYTENFLYMLNGKSVEKIYWQTLDKTLILHAEHTINASTFTAMVVVSTLADLYACVSSAIGSLSGRLHGGANEEVYKMLSSLPNDEKIIREYIENKLKNKDKIMGFGHRIYKTYDPRAKIMKYLLENLQKEKPTPLLKKAEIFEKIALEYLEEKKIYTNIDFYSGVLYSQMGIPSDFFTTIFAMARVPGWIAHCIEYVRNNKLFRPTQVYDGGHNIHYKDIKSL
- the fliS gene encoding flagellar export chaperone FliS is translated as MVNPYQSYIKTELDSLPVAGIIAKGYDRIILELKRAIENIEKGNIKGKIENISKALDLLTTLRLGLDFEKGGDIARNLEDIYSFCEREIQLANLKNDTERLKSVIKVLDTLKSGWEELAAKS
- a CDS encoding DsrH/TusB family sulfur metabolism protein produces the protein MVDTVYLIKKPAEFPIADLISDNDVLILIQDAVLRQPSISNWYACKEDVIARGIKIPDNKLLDYEDILNLIEKSNKVVVW